A portion of the Polaribacter cellanae genome contains these proteins:
- a CDS encoding DUF6443 domain-containing protein, with protein sequence MKKLLILCLTLLFFSFITSAQDTNLTVFDDDPVVPIGPGGPGGPGDPATPIPIISGLTSVKVNDIKTYLLSPAPAINLNQKGIWAVTKGVILSQSNTNIQIKWTASGSGSITYLIVDKQFEELIFKTVSLNVVIGSSTGSSTPNPTPNPTTNLSNENYIYTITPRKATTDVSGLSNDEKIENVTYFDGLGRAKQSIAIRAGGQKQDIVTHIEYDAFGRQAKEYLPFAATTNNGLYRTGDLATTTNHYYKTKYAEDFAGVTVPNTNAYSQKVFDKSPLNRVLEQAAPGKDWKVGAGHTIQFEYATNTATEVRQYYVTTTFSNNTYTPTLQLNTSINSGYYKASQLYKTITKDENHTGTTKNHTTEEFKNKQGQVVLKRTYADIDLNGDGDTADTGEQQAKHDTYYVYDDFGNLTYVLPPKAEANTSKPNSTKLSELCYQYKYDHRNRLVEKKIPGKGWEYIIYDNLDRPVLTQDANQRTPKKWLFTKYDQLGRVIYTGIYTHASLSSRTSMQTTFKNKSEAQNYETKVTSGTGYSGTYYSNSDFPNSNLEILTVNYYDNYTFNRAGAGISVTTNGVTSTSNVKGLATGSRVKILDTNPTKWITTVSYYDAKARSIYTYSKNEYLSSIDIVESKLDFVGKVLETKSHHSKTGDNIASTIIIKDDLTYDHMDRLKKQSQTIGTHTETIVENTYDDLGKLITKGVGGKSSNTNRLQTVNYKYNVRGWLRGINDNNTSNTSVSLASGDLFGFEINYNNPSTGGTALYNGNISQTLWKTTSANPSGNTISNKYSYSYDALNRITSANDNTGRYDVWGIVYDKNGNIKNLKRDGHLNSSYTSFGQMDNLTYSYDSGNKLMKVSDALANDQFGFKDDALNNTADSSNDYSYDANGNMLTDTNKGITSISYNHLNLPKSVTLAGGTITYKYDATGVKQSKVADGKLTEYAGNFIYKKIGTGTKTLEFFNHAEGYASPNGTTGNVWKYVYQYKDHLGNVRLSYSDANKNSSITQSEIIEESNYYPFGLKHKGYNNVVSSNGNSTAQKFGFQGQELQEDLNLNWSSFKWRNADPAIGRFFNIDPLAEDFVHNGTYNFSENRVIDAIELEGLEAVVLNGEVRGGSAVGGYASIQLAADVKGNVALQYSYGAGLFFGAGAGAGVGVSISAAPTVDDLAGAGAEVGLFGGQVISLAGEINFSFTSDGEDWIDAFTAPKNQYIGATISAGPGIGLGVYLNLSNTGTIGKLSSDEIKNFITDTFKGNKEYGNALNGILDITKDFLKSNEGATSFSKEQLQSYYDNISGYMYIINNQNEEEE encoded by the coding sequence ATGAAAAAGCTACTTATATTGTGTTTGACACTTTTATTTTTTAGTTTTATTACAAGCGCCCAAGATACAAACTTAACCGTTTTTGATGATGACCCTGTGGTACCTATTGGACCAGGAGGCCCTGGGGGTCCGGGAGATCCAGCAACACCTATTCCTATCATTTCTGGTCTTACTTCTGTTAAAGTAAATGATATTAAAACGTACTTGCTAAGCCCCGCTCCTGCCATAAACTTAAATCAAAAAGGTATTTGGGCAGTTACCAAGGGGGTTATTTTAAGTCAATCCAATACAAATATTCAAATAAAATGGACTGCCTCTGGGAGTGGGTCGATAACATATTTAATTGTAGACAAGCAATTTGAAGAACTTATTTTTAAAACAGTCTCTTTAAACGTTGTTATAGGGTCATCTACTGGAAGTTCAACACCAAATCCAACACCGAATCCAACAACTAACTTAAGTAACGAGAATTACATTTACACAATAACACCACGAAAAGCAACCACAGATGTATCTGGTCTTTCAAATGATGAGAAAATTGAAAATGTCACTTATTTCGATGGTTTAGGAAGAGCGAAACAATCTATAGCTATAAGAGCTGGAGGGCAAAAACAAGACATTGTTACTCATATCGAATACGATGCATTCGGGCGTCAAGCAAAAGAATATTTACCATTTGCAGCTACAACTAATAATGGACTTTACAGGACAGGAGATTTAGCAACCACTACAAATCACTATTACAAAACAAAATACGCAGAAGATTTTGCAGGAGTTACAGTACCTAATACAAATGCCTACTCACAAAAAGTATTTGACAAATCTCCGTTAAACCGAGTTTTAGAACAGGCAGCTCCAGGAAAAGATTGGAAAGTGGGCGCTGGGCATACCATACAATTTGAATATGCTACCAATACAGCTACAGAGGTAAGACAGTATTATGTGACCACTACTTTTTCAAACAATACTTACACTCCTACTTTACAATTAAATACATCTATTAATTCTGGTTATTACAAAGCTTCTCAATTATACAAAACTATAACCAAAGATGAAAACCATACTGGCACCACTAAAAATCATACTACAGAAGAGTTTAAAAATAAACAAGGTCAAGTTGTTTTAAAAAGAACTTATGCAGATATCGATTTAAATGGAGATGGAGACACTGCTGATACTGGAGAGCAACAGGCTAAACATGATACGTACTACGTATATGATGATTTTGGAAACTTAACCTATGTTTTACCTCCTAAAGCAGAGGCAAACACATCTAAACCAAATTCAACAAAATTGTCAGAATTATGTTATCAATACAAATATGATCATAGAAATCGTTTGGTTGAGAAAAAAATACCAGGAAAAGGTTGGGAATATATTATATATGACAATTTAGACAGACCTGTGCTGACTCAAGATGCTAATCAAAGAACGCCTAAAAAATGGTTATTTACCAAATACGATCAATTAGGTAGAGTTATATATACAGGAATTTATACACATGCTTCTTTGTCAAGCAGGACAAGCATGCAAACAACTTTTAAAAACAAAAGTGAAGCTCAAAACTATGAGACAAAAGTAACATCAGGAACAGGTTACAGTGGAACTTATTACTCGAATAGCGATTTTCCAAATTCAAATTTAGAAATATTAACTGTTAATTATTATGATAATTATACCTTTAATAGAGCTGGCGCTGGAATATCTGTCACCACAAATGGCGTTACATCAACAAGTAATGTAAAAGGACTGGCTACTGGAAGTCGCGTAAAAATCTTAGATACAAACCCAACAAAATGGATTACCACAGTAAGCTATTACGATGCTAAGGCTCGATCAATATATACTTACTCAAAAAATGAATATTTAAGCTCCATAGATATTGTAGAGAGTAAATTAGATTTTGTTGGCAAAGTTTTAGAAACAAAATCTCATCATTCTAAAACAGGAGATAATATCGCCTCTACGATAATTATTAAAGATGATTTGACATACGATCATATGGACAGACTAAAAAAGCAAAGTCAAACCATTGGGACACATACTGAGACGATTGTGGAAAATACCTATGACGATTTAGGGAAGCTGATAACTAAAGGAGTTGGAGGTAAATCTAGCAATACTAATAGATTGCAAACGGTAAATTATAAATATAATGTTAGAGGGTGGCTGAGAGGTATCAACGACAATAATACCAGTAATACTTCAGTTTCATTAGCATCAGGCGATTTATTTGGCTTTGAAATTAACTATAACAATCCAAGTACAGGAGGAACTGCTTTATATAATGGGAATATAAGCCAAACCTTATGGAAAACAACAAGTGCTAACCCATCTGGAAACACGATTAGTAATAAATATTCATATTCTTACGATGCTTTAAATCGAATTACAAGTGCAAATGATAATACAGGAAGATATGATGTTTGGGGAATTGTGTATGATAAAAATGGAAACATTAAAAATTTAAAAAGAGATGGTCATTTAAATTCTTCCTACACTTCTTTCGGACAAATGGATAACTTAACATATTCTTATGACAGTGGAAATAAGTTAATGAAAGTAAGCGATGCACTTGCAAATGATCAATTTGGCTTTAAAGATGATGCCCTAAATAATACTGCTGATAGCTCTAATGATTACAGTTATGATGCTAATGGAAATATGCTAACTGATACAAATAAAGGAATTACCTCAATAAGCTACAATCATTTAAATTTACCAAAAAGTGTTACCTTAGCAGGAGGAACAATAACTTACAAATATGATGCAACTGGAGTAAAACAAAGTAAAGTAGCTGATGGGAAACTCACAGAATATGCTGGAAATTTTATTTATAAAAAAATAGGTACTGGAACTAAAACGTTAGAATTTTTTAATCATGCAGAAGGGTATGCCTCTCCTAATGGAACTACTGGAAATGTTTGGAAGTATGTATATCAATATAAAGATCATTTAGGAAACGTTAGATTGTCTTATAGTGATGCTAACAAAAATAGTAGTATTACTCAATCTGAAATTATAGAAGAAAGTAACTACTATCCCTTTGGCTTAAAACATAAAGGATACAATAATGTGGTAAGTTCTAATGGGAATAGTACCGCGCAGAAGTTTGGGTTCCAAGGACAAGAATTACAAGAAGATTTAAATTTGAATTGGTCTTCTTTTAAATGGAGAAATGCTGACCCTGCGATAGGGAGGTTTTTTAATATTGACCCATTAGCTGAAGATTTTGTTCACAATGGGACGTATAATTTTTCTGAAAATAGAGTTATAGATGCAATTGAATTAGAGGGATTAGAGGCAGTAGTTTTAAATGGAGAAGTTAGAGGTGGAAGCGCTGTTGGAGGTTATGCTTCTATTCAACTAGCTGCTGATGTAAAAGGTAATGTAGCTTTACAATATTCTTATGGAGCGGGATTATTCTTCGGAGCAGGAGCAGGAGCAGGAGTAGGTGTAAGTATTAGTGCAGCTCCAACAGTTGACGATTTAGCAGGAGCTGGTGCAGAAGTAGGCTTATTTGGAGGACAAGTTATATCTTTAGCAGGTGAAATAAATTTCTCTTTTACTTCAGATGGAGAAGATTGGATTGATGCTTTTACTGCACCTAAAAATCAATATATTGGAGCTACAATTTCTGCTGGCCCAGGAATAGGTCTTGGTGTGTATTTAAATCTGAGTAATACAGGTACAATTGGAAAACTTTCTTCAGATGAGATTAAAAATTTTATTACAGATACCTTTAAAGGTAATAAGGAATATGGAAATGCTCTTAATGGGATATTAGACATAACCAAAGATTTTCTTAAATCGAATGAAGGAGCAACAAGTTTTTCAAAAGAACAACTACAATCTTATTATGATAATATTAGTGGTTATATGTATATAATAAATAATCAAAATGAAGAAGAAGAATGA
- a CDS encoding REP-associated tyrosine transposase, translating into MSRKYKFHNKAGLYFASFATINWLDVFTRQVYFDVLADSVSYCRKEKGLELYCYCFMPSHIHFIFRSANEQPSELLRDFKRHTSKKVIESIESNPQESRKEWLLWMFKRAGKKNATTSKYQFWQHHNKPIELWSEKVIKQKIDYIHNNPVASGFVTDAIDWKYSSARNYQEDNTVLEIDDSGFLG; encoded by the coding sequence ATGAGTAGAAAATATAAATTCCATAATAAAGCAGGTTTATATTTTGCAAGTTTTGCGACTATAAATTGGTTAGATGTATTTACAAGACAAGTATATTTTGATGTTTTAGCAGACAGTGTAAGTTATTGTAGAAAAGAGAAAGGGCTAGAATTATATTGTTATTGTTTTATGCCAAGTCATATCCATTTTATCTTTAGAAGTGCTAACGAACAACCATCAGAATTATTAAGAGATTTTAAACGTCATACATCTAAAAAAGTCATAGAATCTATAGAAAGTAATCCACAAGAAAGTAGAAAAGAATGGTTATTATGGATGTTTAAAAGAGCAGGAAAAAAGAATGCAACTACCAGTAAATATCAGTTTTGGCAACATCATAATAAACCTATAGAATTGTGGAGCGAAAAAGTAATCAAACAAAAAATAGATTACATCCATAATAATCCAGTAGCAAGTGGTTTTGTAACGGATGCAATTGATTGGAAATACTCAAGTGCTAGAAATTATCAAGAAGATAATACTGTTTTAGAAATAGATGATTCAGGTTTTTTAGGGTAG
- a CDS encoding helix-turn-helix domain-containing protein, with protein MSFGDNLKKIRAEKDISQGDLAKMINVHATHISRYERNLTSPTIDVAKKIADALEVSTDALIYGSNEQIINNKLNDEELLQLFHKVQKLDDENITSVKAMLKAFVFQKDIQKQLA; from the coding sequence ATGTCGTTTGGAGATAACTTAAAAAAAATACGTGCAGAGAAAGATATTTCGCAAGGAGACCTTGCTAAAATGATAAATGTACACGCAACACATATTTCAAGATATGAACGTAATTTAACATCACCAACTATTGATGTGGCTAAAAAGATTGCTGATGCGTTAGAAGTTTCTACAGATGCGCTTATTTACGGTTCTAACGAACAGATTATAAATAACAAACTAAATGATGAAGAACTATTACAATTATTTCATAAAGTGCAAAAGCTAGATGATGAAAATATTACAAGCGTAAAAGCAATGCTTAAAGCGTTTGTATTTCAAAAAGATATTCAAAAACAACTCGCATAA
- a CDS encoding tyrosine-type recombinase/integrase, with product MKKLKLQNESYRLFVANYKEWLDILGYAESTVYYLPNHLQEFFYYLEQNHIKNINQITTKTVKNYYNYLQERANERQSGGLSKSYLNKHQQALKKFKEYLTNHNHTGINIHLKSEKNPTEEKLNILTQSEIKELFKATEFSHTETKFKLRDKAILVVLYSCGLRRNEAVHLNTNDIFFDKERIFVRKGKNYKERFVPINRKNAELLEDYIFEARLQFKDAYLSEALFISKRGTRLNGMSLANRLQKIVQATNNKEIAEKRITLHTLRHSIATHLLQHEVKLENIKTFLGHSSLESTQIYTHLLKTLENE from the coding sequence ATGAAGAAACTAAAATTACAAAACGAGAGTTATAGACTATTTGTTGCCAATTATAAAGAATGGTTAGACATTTTAGGCTATGCAGAAAGTACAGTCTATTACTTGCCAAACCACTTACAAGAGTTCTTCTATTATCTGGAACAAAACCACATTAAAAACATCAATCAAATTACTACTAAAACCGTAAAAAATTATTACAATTATCTGCAAGAAAGAGCCAACGAAAGACAAAGTGGAGGATTAAGTAAAAGCTATTTAAACAAACATCAACAAGCCTTAAAAAAGTTCAAAGAATATTTGACTAACCACAATCATACAGGAATAAATATCCATTTAAAATCAGAGAAAAACCCAACAGAAGAAAAGCTAAATATCTTAACACAATCAGAAATAAAAGAACTTTTTAAAGCAACAGAATTTAGCCATACAGAAACTAAATTTAAATTAAGAGACAAAGCTATTTTAGTCGTTTTATACAGTTGTGGATTAAGAAGAAATGAAGCTGTACATCTAAATACGAATGATATATTTTTTGATAAAGAAAGAATATTTGTTAGAAAAGGGAAGAATTATAAAGAGCGTTTTGTTCCTATAAACAGAAAGAATGCAGAACTATTAGAAGATTATATTTTTGAAGCAAGATTGCAATTTAAAGATGCATATTTAAGTGAAGCCTTATTTATTAGTAAGAGAGGAACTCGTTTAAATGGAATGAGTTTAGCCAACAGATTACAGAAAATAGTACAAGCCACCAACAACAAAGAAATAGCAGAAAAGAGAATCACACTTCACACATTAAGACACTCAATTGCAACTCATTTATTGCAACACGAAGTAAAGTTAGAAAACATCAAAACTTTTTTAGGCCATAGTTCTTTAGAATCTACACAAATTTACACACACTTGCTTAAAACACTTGAAAATGAATGA
- a CDS encoding tyrosine-type recombinase/integrase yields MNDYRSYLQKESYGLTTIESYTKGAENFVKWCKRNHTTPDLIDYKTFLKYIKYLQRKNTTKKTIKHKIGTLKIYFKYLLSENYRIDNPIENINIKGVKRTINYNVLEADELEDLYYSYETENIKDSYHKLTAKRNKIIVGLLVYQGLNTSELIKLEIQDLQLYKGKIYIKSGARSNARTLELKSWQVIELLEYVKEIREEIKLKWNMENERLFIPNNARLGNTIQFILKKLKKINHKVNNGNQIRASVITNWLKQYNLRQVQVLAGHRYISSTERYLQDDLESLHEIVNNFHPIS; encoded by the coding sequence ATGAATGATTATAGAAGTTATTTACAGAAAGAAAGTTACGGTTTAACAACGATAGAAAGTTACACAAAAGGAGCAGAAAACTTTGTAAAATGGTGCAAGAGAAATCATACAACTCCAGATCTAATAGATTACAAAACATTTTTAAAATACATCAAATATTTACAAAGAAAAAATACCACAAAAAAGACAATAAAGCATAAAATAGGAACCTTAAAAATATACTTTAAATATCTGTTATCAGAAAATTATAGAATAGACAATCCAATAGAAAATATCAATATTAAAGGTGTAAAAAGAACCATCAATTACAACGTATTAGAAGCAGACGAATTAGAAGATTTATACTATTCTTACGAAACTGAAAACATCAAAGACAGCTATCATAAATTAACAGCAAAACGTAATAAAATAATAGTTGGTTTATTAGTCTATCAAGGTTTAAATACAAGTGAACTCATCAAACTAGAAATTCAAGATTTACAGCTATACAAAGGAAAAATTTATATAAAAAGTGGTGCAAGAAGTAACGCAAGAACCTTAGAATTAAAATCGTGGCAAGTCATAGAATTATTAGAATATGTAAAAGAAATTAGAGAAGAAATAAAGTTAAAATGGAACATGGAAAATGAACGATTATTTATACCAAACAATGCAAGATTAGGAAATACAATCCAATTTATTTTAAAGAAATTAAAAAAGATAAATCATAAAGTAAATAATGGAAATCAAATACGAGCTTCAGTAATTACAAACTGGTTAAAACAATACAATTTAAGACAAGTACAGGTTTTAGCTGGACATCGTTATATAAGTTCAACAGAAAGATACTTACAAGACGATTTAGAAAGTTTACACGAAATCGTTAACAACTTCCATCCAATCTCATAG
- a CDS encoding addiction module protein produces the protein MEQKLYICYAKNTTVMDLQLRKYNFIQQLVDVEKESIMATLERVLKQEKEEHQEISTAHKKELDNRLKSYKENPDDVLDWSAVKENW, from the coding sequence ATGGAACAAAAATTGTACATTTGTTATGCTAAAAACACGACAGTTATGGACTTGCAATTAAGAAAATACAATTTTATACAACAATTAGTTGATGTAGAAAAAGAAAGCATTATGGCTACTTTAGAACGTGTTTTAAAGCAAGAAAAAGAAGAACACCAAGAAATCTCAACTGCACACAAAAAAGAATTAGACAATCGTTTAAAAAGCTATAAAGAAAATCCTGATGATGTTTTAGATTGGTCAGCTGTAAAAGAAAATTGGTAA
- a CDS encoding type II toxin-antitoxin system RelE/ParE family toxin, with translation MSYSIKLLPIVHTDLKKAKKWYNKEREGLGEEFKIEVNKEIDYIGEYPQHYQRKYKELRQSLVTRFPYAIFYLVEEQQKRIVIFGVLHTRRNPEIARKRMKK, from the coding sequence ATGAGTTATAGCATTAAATTACTCCCAATTGTACACACAGATTTAAAAAAAGCAAAAAAGTGGTACAACAAAGAAAGAGAAGGATTAGGAGAAGAATTTAAAATAGAAGTCAATAAAGAGATAGATTATATTGGAGAATATCCACAACATTATCAAAGAAAATACAAAGAATTACGACAATCTTTAGTCACTCGTTTTCCTTATGCAATTTTTTATTTAGTGGAAGAACAGCAAAAACGAATTGTAATTTTTGGAGTTTTACACACAAGAAGAAATCCAGAAATAGCAAGAAAAAGAATGAAGAAATAA